The genome window AACAAAGTTCTGGGCAACTGCAATCATTATCGAGACGGATGTTGGGCCGCCGTTATCCCAATGCTCGTCCCGCCAAGCCTTGAGGTAGCGACATACTCGACGCAGTTGTTCGCCATGCTCTTCGACGCGGTCTCGAAACCAGTTTGCTACTGCTTCCGGATCAGACTCACGCCATTCACCACTACGAGTAGCCATTGCAATATGGTCAAGATCTTTCCACTGCTGCGACTGATAGCTTTCATCCATGGCACGGGCATTTGCGATGTGTTCCATGCCATCCAGCATCGCTTTCTCAAGCGAGACCCGCTCGGTAATGGTCTCGAACTCTTCTTCCGGTGCAGCGTACAGGGGAAGGTCGATATGGGCCCAGTCGGCAATTTGAATACGTATGCAGGTTTTTTTGCCAGTGATCAGATCCCATTTCTCTGCTTTGCACAGGTCTTTCAGCAGCTCTTCGACCAGAGAAAAGTATGCTTTGGCCATCTGGTGGGGCGGACCATTTTCCTCCCATACAGTGACAGGGAGGTAAACACCATAATCCCAGTCCATTTCTTGAACTGGGGACTTGGCAGGCACGACGCACGTGTTATAGGACCAGGACCCTTGAGTTCTGAATCGTGGTTCCACCACATGCTCCATGCCTAAAATAGTTTTTGTAGCTGCACGAATGCGTGGCTTCAAATGTTCGCGAACCTTGTTTTTGCATTCCATCAAGAACTTGCGCTGCTCTCGCGTAGGTGCAATTCGATCCTCAAACACATTGGCGTCCGCGCCACCCTTATGGAAGAGCTTATTCAATTTCAGCATTTTCACGACTCCCTTGGGTAGCGTTAGGGCCATAGAAGAACTGCGGCGGTGATGACCGGTGAGTAAGGAAAGGTTGAAACTCATCCTTCCCCAGCCAGAACTTGGATTGCTCAGAGGCGGCGCCCAGCAGGGCCTCTTTTGCGGGGCGGTCTGCTTTATCGAGCGCGACTGCGCTAGCGCGCTCGTCAGTTAAGGTTTCGTCGATATGGATGTAGCGGCCAGGAAGACGGTGACGAAGCATAAAGTCGCTCAGCGACTCAAGAACTGATATGGATAGTCCAAAGAGGCGCTTGGGCGTATTTGTGGGGTTGATGCCTCCCCAGTCATAGGTCCCCCCATCACGATTGCGGCCGGGGTTGGCGGTGAACTTCGAAGACATGGTACCGATGGATAACAGGTGCACGGTCTCGGAAGGTTGACGGAAGAAAGTCTGCGCTTCGTGGTCGGCTAACAAGCCTGGAGCATTGGCATACAATCCTCCATCGACGTACTGGTTGTTATTGAATGTGTGCCGAGGGAAATAAGCAGGAGCGGCGCTCGTGGCTAAGGCGATGTCTACCAGCCGAAATTTATGGTCGCGTTTGAAGCTAGGATGGTGTGAGGTCTTGAAAACTTGAGGCTGTCCGCTCGAGTAGTTGATTGCCGGGATGAGCACTGGATGTTTGCAGTCGCCCAGCGTGCGTTGACCGAAGAGCGACGGAGCACTGAGCAGGCTCTGCAAAGGTTTTGCAGAGTACGGTGCTCTCAGCATACCCATCAGAGAGAATCGCCGTTTGAAGATTTCTTCCCCATGCTCAACAAACAGATCAACCATAGTCTTCGCAGGAATACGGGAAGCGATTGCCAAGGCAAGAATACCTCCGATAGAGGTGCCTGCTATCAAGTCAAATCGGGTAGCTATGGGCGCCCCAATCTCCTCCTCTAAATCCGCGAGAATCTTGGCTGTGTACAGCCCCCTAAAACCACCACCCGATAGCGCTAGAATCTGAAAGCGCTCTTGCTTCGATTCAACCACAGTACTTCTCCTCGCTAGTGGATAGTGGGCAAGACGCATAGTTTTGATCCGTCATGCTCAAATCTCCAAAAAGCACAATATATGGGCTTATCTGCTAATTAAAACACAACATAGTGTGGTTTTACGGCACTTGCAAGGCTTAAGCCTGTGGATAACTTGTTAGTATGTATATGGATACAGTCTATGAGCCGCAGCCTATATGGGCTGAGGCCTTCAAGAGAAAAAACTTTGGATCCGAAATTTTTTAAGGACGTCGCTGTGGATAATTTTTGACGCCTGAAAATCGACAGGGATAGTTGTGGATAACTTATGGCCTGCTGACCCTTGCACCACCAGACGGACGGGCGAGATTTTCATTTTTCAGAGGTTTCAGTTGAGCGCGAGCGCCTAACTTAGGTAATGGCTGGCCATTTCAAATGGCAGCTTTTGGCCGATTGCAGACTGTCATGAACGACTGCGATCGACCCAGAGTGTGTAAAAACGCTTTATTGCGAATGAGCGTTGTAGCCCTGGCGACTCGGCTTGCGCCTACGCATGGGTGAGCCCGGTCAACGTATCCGCAATGGTTTTAGTGCGTTGCGCCGTACCCTCGGTCGCGCGGCTCGACGCCTCCAGTGCATCGAGCATTTCGCGCAACGCGCCGACGCCGGTGGATTGGTCTTCGATCTGTTGGGCAACGCGCTGGATCTCACTGGACAGCAGGTCAATATCCACGCCGATTTCCGCCGCATTCTTACGGGTGATTTCCGCCAGTTTGCGCACTTCATCCGCCACCACCGCAAAACCCCGGCCCAGGTCGCCCGCGCGCGCCGCTTCAATGGCGGCGTTAAGCGCCAGCAGGTTGGTCTGCCCGGCGATCTGCTGGATCACCTGCACAATCGACTGGATACGCAAACTCGACCCGGCCAGCGTGCGCGCACCTTCTACCGCCACATCCGCCTGGCTGGAAAGCCCTTCCACCGTTGTCCCGGCCTGGGCAGACACGGCGTTCTGCTGGTCGATCGTACCCACCAGTTCATCCATCGACGCGTGCAACTCACCCGAGTAATGCTTGAGCTGCGCGGCGATGTCCTCCTGCTGACGCTCGGCATGGGCCAACACCATGCCTAAGTCTGCCAAGCCTTCGAACACCGGCAGGATATTGCGGTCCAGCCCACGGGTATTGAGGGTATTGCTGAAGTCATTGTTCTTGAACGCGGTAATCTGCTTGACCACCACATGGTTCAACCCCGCCAACTTCTTCACCTGGCGCCGTAGGAAAAATGCCTTGAACTCGCCGTAATGGGCGATGAAATTGTCCACGTACTCATCACTGAAACTCGCACCCTTGGCCACCCGAAAGAAGAAAATCGCCGTCAACGTCTGATTCAGGTTCAAGCCCAAAATCTCCCCAAAGGTCGAAAAACCCGCCAACGGTACATCACCAAAAATGCCAGCCATGCTGCCCAGCTCGGCGCCGTTGTTCAGCCGGCGCAAAATGCAGTCATTCAAAATCCCCGCCACCGGCTGGCCACCCTTGCCGCGCAGGAACTGCTCATAGTCCAGGCGCGTCGCCTCACGCAACGGCGTACGCCGCACCATCACCAATTCCTCGCCCGGCGCCACGTCGCAAAACAACTGCACGATCTGCTGCTCATAATCGATACGCGCGATGGATCGTACAAACAACTCACTGCCCACCCGAATCGCAAACGAATAGTCCGCCAGCTTCGACTCCAGCGCCTGGGGCGCGCAACTGAAAGCATCACACAGTGCTTGCACCATGCTCTTGATATTGCCGTTGCTGTCGATCACCTGGTCAATCGTGCGGTCCTCAACCGATGCGGTCAGCACACTGAAGGTCAAATCCGCCGGTTTAAAGTTCTGGCTCTTGAACACCCCAAATCGCACATGCGCCGCCGTCTTCAGGAACACAATCTGTGCATGGTTCTGATAGCTGCGCTGACCGTCATGAATCAGCGTCTTCTGGAAATCCGACTTACCCCCGGCCGATCCCCCTACAAACAAACACGGAAACCGCCCCGACTCATAAAGCGCCTCCATAAAAAACGACTCCGACGCCGACAACCCGTCGAACACCACATACGCCAACGTATCGCGATGATCAATCGACGTGCGTACCTGCACTCGCTTGATATTGGACACCAACTTGGCAATTCGCTCCTGCATTCCCAACCGCTTACCGCCACCGCGAATGTCCTCACACTCCAACGGCACCATCGCCACCTCGGCCGAGGCGATCAGACTGTCGTCGAACAACTGCAACACGATCCGATCCCAGCGATCGCCGGTGGCGCAATACAACGAATTGGGCGCATTGCAGAGTTCGCCGGAGGTGGTGCAGAGGCTGATGGTGGATTGGGGGAAGCGGCGTTTGAGCTTGGCGGCGATTACGTCGATGTCCAGATGCGGCGAGATAAAGCCGGTGATCAGGGTGGGGGTGATGCGTAAGGCAGTGAGTGCGGCGTCCAGGTCGTTGGCAGTACTGGTGAGCGTGGCGGTGCCTTGACGATCGGCCCGGGCTTTTTTTAGAAGGGAAAGTGGATTCATGTGGTGGACTCGATCAAGGGTGGGCAGGGATAGGCATGCGATTAGTAGGGTTATCGGCAGGTTGGGTGGGGGCTGGAGGTGGGATGTGACGGATGGATGCGGTTTTAGGGAGTCTCGCCGTCATAGAGCACGCAGGCTTCTCGGACGGAAAAAATTATGGGGCTGAATCCTATGTTTGGCTGTTATTGAATCGCCCCTGATTTTGTAGAGTGTTGAATGACTGCTTCTGGCCGATTTCTGCCGTTCGTGACAGGCAGCAACCGACCAATAGCAACCCCTCGTAAAAATGGCTGACGCCTCGCTTCCACGAGTGGCAACCTCCCCAAACAGCCCCATCGACACGTTACAAACGACGCCCTGATTTCCTTGCAGATCTAGTCCCTGGGGTGGCGTCACGAATGTTCCGTCGAAACTTTCAGCCCAGACACACCCAACGACGACTCAAACTCACCCCACCGACCTTCGTCATGCCTCAGGTGGGCCTTTGAGTTCTACCTGGTTTCCGTCTGGGTCGAAGCAGTAGAGTGAAGGGCCCTCGCCTTCAGCACCGTAGCGCTTGGCCGCCTTGTCGGCTCGCACGCCGTGGTTACGTAGATGAGTGAGAATGTCAGCCTCAATGAACGGCGTTATCCGCAGGCAAAAGTGGTCAAGGTTACGATGCTCGGGATCTGCCGCGCCCCCGGCCTGTTGCCCAAGGGGGCCGGCAACATCCACCAGGTCAATCATCGAGGTTCCCGCACGCAGGTGAATCATGCCCAGGTCATCACGACGCTTTGCCACGTCGCAACCGAGGGTCTCACTGTAGAAGGCCAAGCTGCGTTGAATATCCTGTACACGCAAGACGACGTGATCCAGCTGTTTTACTTTGAAAGGAATCATAGTGCCTCCTGAGCCAAGTAAAGGCCGAGTGGCCTGTGCGGTTAATGCATTGATTTTTTATCACACTCGGCTTCGCTTGATGCACCGAACGGGTGATGACGCTTGAGGCCGGACGCGGCCCAGGCCTGCCGAACCTGCCACGCGGTGACCCGCGCAGGCTTGGCCATCAGACCAAGGCACCCGGTCGCGTGGCTGACCGCTAGGCGGTCGAGCGCTCGGGCGTTGAGCGCGCCTGGTGATTGCGATCTACGCTAAGACACTGGCGCCTTTCGCCGCCAAAAATACCGTTGCGGAGCACGCTGTCCCTGCCGGTGCGGTTGGTTGGGCTCATGCAAGACATGGACGCGGTGGGCACCCCCGAGAAACAGTCGCCTGCTGGTCATAAATCAGACAGATGGCAGTTAGGTTGTCTAAAGTTGTGACGCACCGCGCAGATAACTCCTATGTCATTTCCACCCGCAACACAGTTCAAGGATCGAACTCATGACCCAGCGTCAATCCAGCCACACTCCCCCTCTCGGTCATCCGCGTTTTCGCTGGTTCGCTTTGATCCCGGTGGTACCCGCCGTGGTGTGGACACTGCTGCAATCAAGCTCTGCGGCCAACCTGGCGGCCTGCGCGGTACTGGTGCTGATCGGCCTTGGTGCCTGCGCCTGGAGCGCGAGCTCGCAGCGTAACGCCGTGCAGCTAGGCATTGCGCGGGCGCAGGCGGATCAGGCCGAGGCGGACGCGGCGCGCAACGGTATGGCCTCGCGGGCACAGCTGGATGAGGTATTGCTGGGCGCCATGCCGATCTGGGCCAAGCAGGTGGAAAGCTCGCGCCATCAGACCGAAGAAGCGATTGTGAGCCTGGCTAACCGGTTTACCGGGATCGCCACGCGCTTGCAGGAAACGGTACACGCCTCGCAGCATGCCGCCGGTGAACTGGATGGCCACGCCGCCGATGGGCCGCTTGAGGCGCTGGCACGCAGCGACAGCGAACTGAGCCAGGTGATCAATTCGCTCAAGGCCACGCAAAGCAGCCGTGACCAAACCCTGGCCCAGGTCCGCAGCCTGACCGCCTACACCGGTGAACTGCGCACCATGGCCGCTGATGTGGCGGCGATTGCTGCACAAACCAACCTGCTGGCCCTCAACGCCGCCATTGAGGCGGCGCGGGCCGGTGAGGCCGGGCGTGGCTTCGCGGTGGTGGCCGATGCCGTGCGCAGCCTGTCGAGCA of Pseudomonas fluorescens contains these proteins:
- a CDS encoding VOC family protein, yielding MIPFKVKQLDHVVLRVQDIQRSLAFYSETLGCDVAKRRDDLGMIHLRAGTSMIDLVDVAGPLGQQAGGAADPEHRNLDHFCLRITPFIEADILTHLRNHGVRADKAAKRYGAEGEGPSLYCFDPDGNQVELKGPPEA
- a CDS encoding CBASS cGAMP-activated phospholipase; the protein is MVESKQERFQILALSGGGFRGLYTAKILADLEEEIGAPIATRFDLIAGTSIGGILALAIASRIPAKTMVDLFVEHGEEIFKRRFSLMGMLRAPYSAKPLQSLLSAPSLFGQRTLGDCKHPVLIPAINYSSGQPQVFKTSHHPSFKRDHKFRLVDIALATSAAPAYFPRHTFNNNQYVDGGLYANAPGLLADHEAQTFFRQPSETVHLLSIGTMSSKFTANPGRNRDGGTYDWGGINPTNTPKRLFGLSISVLESLSDFMLRHRLPGRYIHIDETLTDERASAVALDKADRPAKEALLGAASEQSKFWLGKDEFQPFLTHRSSPPQFFYGPNATQGSRENAEIE
- a CDS encoding methyl-accepting chemotaxis protein, whose product is MNPLSLLKKARADRQGTATLTSTANDLDAALTALRITPTLITGFISPHLDIDVIAAKLKRRFPQSTISLCTTSGELCNAPNSLYCATGDRWDRIVLQLFDDSLIASAEVAMVPLECEDIRGGGKRLGMQERIAKLVSNIKRVQVRTSIDHRDTLAYVVFDGLSASESFFMEALYESGRFPCLFVGGSAGGKSDFQKTLIHDGQRSYQNHAQIVFLKTAAHVRFGVFKSQNFKPADLTFSVLTASVEDRTIDQVIDSNGNIKSMVQALCDAFSCAPQALESKLADYSFAIRVGSELFVRSIARIDYEQQIVQLFCDVAPGEELVMVRRTPLREATRLDYEQFLRGKGGQPVAGILNDCILRRLNNGAELGSMAGIFGDVPLAGFSTFGEILGLNLNQTLTAIFFFRVAKGASFSDEYVDNFIAHYGEFKAFFLRRQVKKLAGLNHVVVKQITAFKNNDFSNTLNTRGLDRNILPVFEGLADLGMVLAHAERQQEDIAAQLKHYSGELHASMDELVGTIDQQNAVSAQAGTTVEGLSSQADVAVEGARTLAGSSLRIQSIVQVIQQIAGQTNLLALNAAIEAARAGDLGRGFAVVADEVRKLAEITRKNAAEIGVDIDLLSSEIQRVAQQIEDQSTGVGALREMLDALEASSRATEGTAQRTKTIADTLTGLTHA
- a CDS encoding CBASS cGAMP synthase, producing MLKLNKLFHKGGADANVFEDRIAPTREQRKFLMECKNKVREHLKPRIRAATKTILGMEHVVEPRFRTQGSWSYNTCVVPAKSPVQEMDWDYGVYLPVTVWEENGPPHQMAKAYFSLVEELLKDLCKAEKWDLITGKKTCIRIQIADWAHIDLPLYAAPEEEFETITERVSLEKAMLDGMEHIANARAMDESYQSQQWKDLDHIAMATRSGEWRESDPEAVANWFRDRVEEHGEQLRRVCRYLKAWRDEHWDNGGPTSVSIMIAVAQNFVAQSGRDDLVTEAASKHLGVVFKGEIREAGIDDKKEDFNRLEGPDRAIAARRFAELGTAIYESRMMREHQKGQAVTQMRAQFGSRMPWDATLIEVGGEADAIRNTAPEKVAPPVVLSSSAG